The proteins below come from a single Salinilacihabitans rarus genomic window:
- a CDS encoding ribonuclease H, giving the protein MAAHGRPALRNLFDESPTPHIAHPPRTHHRDFYVATDGSFRESGGGLGAVIETRDGARVGRVATTDAPPDNNVAEYRALHLGLDVLAARAPPDARVGVLVDHDDLASNVNAAVLAASHPDGRPPRPFSVPPASTNHWRGIRARLNGFDEVRAARIDSDQNPAHPLANAPDRYAHVNRELDRCVLPEPPESTAGRFPPPSRANRHDGGRASD; this is encoded by the coding sequence ATGGCCGCTCACGGCCGGCCCGCACTGCGGAACCTGTTCGACGAGTCGCCGACGCCGCACATCGCTCACCCTCCCCGCACTCACCACCGTGACTTCTACGTCGCCACCGACGGATCGTTCAGGGAGTCCGGCGGTGGTCTCGGCGCGGTGATCGAGACGCGCGACGGCGCCCGCGTCGGCCGCGTCGCGACGACGGACGCCCCGCCGGACAACAACGTCGCCGAGTACCGGGCGCTCCACCTCGGCCTCGACGTGTTGGCGGCGCGGGCGCCGCCGGACGCCCGCGTCGGCGTCCTCGTCGACCACGACGACCTCGCCAGCAACGTCAACGCGGCGGTCCTCGCCGCGAGCCACCCCGACGGCCGCCCCCCGCGGCCGTTCTCGGTGCCGCCGGCGAGCACCAACCACTGGCGGGGCATCCGCGCGCGACTCAACGGGTTCGACGAGGTCCGTGCCGCCCGCATCGACAGCGACCAGAACCCCGCTCACCCCCTCGCGAACGCCCCCGACCGGTACGCACACGTCAACCGCGAACTCGACCGCTGTGTCCTCCCGGAACCGCCGGAGTCGACGGCCGGCCGGTTCCCGCCGCCGTC
- a CDS encoding ABC transporter substrate-binding protein — protein MADATKTWVTRRSLLRYTGSATAMAGLASMAGVTGARMQELDELTITLSQFPDTIDPLDHITGDYFDVYDHIYEPLFDFEPGEGIFPRVAEEWEAQGDGTTLVQLRDDVVFHNGDSLTAEDVAWTIDRTVDPDIGVPSPIGTFGLGSITGAEAVDDTVVEISYSAAPGLAEFEYGNYARAIDREWAIENHNAEEDAISGANPEDFNGTGPYEVVSFTPGEEIVVERFDDYWGEEVPFERVTFNASGESASRVAALETGEADLTINVLPEDVATVQETPGIEIRNVTSFRNIFCPMKNTVEPFDSLEFRQAMNYAVDNEEIVDTILSGFGEPRGQPVAPGINGFNPDIEPYEQDVGTAESLVEESGYGGVEIELYAPSGRYLADAEVGETVADMIDQLDNVSCQANIVDFGVVSDANQAGVDPDEIDIAFYMIGWGTITGDTDYGVQGFFTIPDNPDRTFDDEELSDAILESQQIEDPEEREQALQEVNRLAHEKAPFVFLHTQESIYGVREEIQWEPRPDETIYIWDMEV, from the coding sequence ATGGCGGATGCTACCAAGACATGGGTGACACGCCGATCGCTGCTCCGGTATACCGGGTCGGCGACGGCGATGGCGGGACTCGCGTCGATGGCAGGGGTCACAGGGGCTCGAATGCAGGAACTCGACGAACTCACGATCACGCTGTCGCAGTTTCCGGACACGATCGATCCGCTCGATCACATCACCGGGGACTACTTCGACGTGTACGACCACATCTACGAGCCGCTGTTCGACTTCGAACCGGGGGAGGGCATCTTCCCGCGGGTCGCCGAAGAGTGGGAAGCACAGGGTGACGGGACGACGCTCGTCCAGTTGCGAGACGACGTCGTCTTCCACAACGGCGATTCGCTCACCGCCGAGGACGTCGCGTGGACGATCGATCGGACGGTCGATCCGGACATCGGCGTCCCGAGTCCGATCGGGACGTTCGGGCTCGGCTCGATCACGGGAGCGGAGGCGGTCGACGATACCGTCGTCGAGATCAGCTACAGCGCCGCACCGGGGCTCGCGGAGTTCGAGTACGGCAATTACGCCCGCGCGATAGACAGGGAGTGGGCGATCGAGAACCACAACGCCGAGGAGGACGCGATCTCCGGCGCCAATCCCGAGGACTTCAACGGTACCGGACCGTACGAAGTCGTCAGCTTCACGCCGGGCGAGGAGATCGTCGTCGAGCGGTTCGACGACTACTGGGGCGAGGAGGTGCCGTTCGAACGCGTGACGTTCAACGCCTCGGGGGAGTCGGCCAGTCGGGTGGCGGCCCTCGAGACGGGCGAGGCGGACCTCACCATCAACGTCCTGCCCGAGGACGTCGCCACGGTACAGGAGACGCCGGGCATCGAGATCCGGAACGTGACGAGCTTCCGGAACATCTTCTGCCCGATGAAAAACACCGTCGAGCCCTTCGACAGCCTGGAGTTCCGACAGGCGATGAACTACGCCGTCGACAACGAGGAGATCGTCGACACGATCCTCAGCGGCTTCGGCGAACCGCGAGGACAGCCGGTCGCGCCCGGGATCAACGGCTTCAACCCCGACATCGAGCCGTACGAGCAGGACGTCGGCACGGCCGAGAGCCTCGTCGAGGAGAGCGGCTACGGCGGCGTGGAGATCGAACTCTACGCGCCGTCGGGGCGGTACCTCGCCGACGCCGAGGTCGGGGAGACCGTCGCCGACATGATCGACCAGCTCGACAACGTCAGTTGTCAGGCCAACATCGTCGACTTCGGCGTCGTCTCCGACGCGAACCAGGCGGGCGTCGATCCCGACGAGATCGACATCGCCTTCTACATGATCGGCTGGGGGACCATCACCGGAGACACCGACTACGGCGTCCAGGGCTTCTTTACGATCCCGGACAACCCGGACCGGACGTTCGACGACGAAGAACTCAGCGACGCGATCCTGGAGAGCCAGCAGATCGAAGACCCGGAAGAACGCGAACAGGCACTTCAGGAGGTCAACCGACTCGCCCACGAGAAGGCGCCGTTCGTGTTCCTCCACACCCAGGAGAGCATCTACGGCGTCAGAGAGGAGATCCAGTGGGAGCCCCGTCCGGACGAGACCATCTACATCTGGGACATGGAGGTGTGA
- a CDS encoding ABC transporter permease, translating to MSLGKFLARRILQGVFVLWGVVTILFALRAVSPGDPATLMLGEGASQDLIEHVRREEGLNEPMYVQYLEYLRGIVVGDFGYSWQSRRDVEAMVIERIPATIELAVAATIVAIVIAIPLGVVSATRRNQPSDYGATLFSLLGISTPNFWLGLMLILVLGVWAGIFPTGRRGVGFADAVRMFVETGSAAELATWVKYITLPALTLGTYFTALITRLTRSGMIDELGKPYVTATQAKGLPNVLVRYKHVLRNTMIPIITVLGLQMGTLMGGAVITETVFNWPGLGLRLVDALHARDWPLMQGIILFVAGAFVIINIVVDALYAYLNPRVTEE from the coding sequence ATGTCCCTCGGAAAATTCCTGGCCCGACGAATTCTCCAGGGGGTGTTCGTCCTCTGGGGCGTCGTCACGATTCTGTTCGCGCTCCGGGCGGTCTCACCCGGTGACCCGGCGACGCTGATGCTCGGCGAGGGCGCGAGCCAGGACCTCATCGAGCACGTCCGGCGAGAGGAGGGGCTGAACGAGCCGATGTACGTTCAGTACCTCGAGTACCTGCGGGGGATCGTCGTCGGCGACTTCGGCTACTCCTGGCAGTCGAGGCGGGACGTCGAGGCGATGGTGATAGAGCGCATCCCGGCGACGATCGAACTCGCGGTGGCCGCGACGATCGTCGCGATCGTCATCGCGATCCCGCTCGGCGTCGTCTCGGCGACCCGCCGGAACCAGCCCTCCGACTACGGGGCGACGCTGTTCTCGCTTCTGGGGATCAGCACGCCGAACTTCTGGCTGGGACTGATGTTGATCCTCGTCCTCGGCGTCTGGGCGGGGATCTTCCCGACCGGCCGGCGAGGCGTCGGGTTCGCCGACGCCGTCAGGATGTTCGTCGAGACCGGATCGGCCGCCGAACTGGCCACCTGGGTGAAATACATCACGTTGCCGGCGCTCACGCTCGGGACGTACTTCACGGCGCTTATCACACGGCTCACCAGAAGCGGGATGATCGACGAACTCGGCAAGCCCTACGTCACGGCGACCCAGGCGAAGGGGCTGCCGAACGTCCTCGTCCGGTACAAGCACGTGTTGCGCAACACGATGATCCCGATCATCACCGTCCTGGGACTGCAGATGGGGACGCTCATGGGCGGGGCGGTCATCACCGAGACCGTCTTCAACTGGCCGGGACTCGGCCTCCGTCTCGTCGACGCGCTGCACGCGCGTGACTGGCCGCTCATGCAGGGGATCATCCTCTTCGTCGCCGGCGCGTTCGTGATCATCAACATCGTCGTCGACGCGCTGTACGCCTACCTGAACCCACGGGTGACCGAGGAATGA
- a CDS encoding ABC transporter permease, which translates to MISDRTRSNLKRTFTESLLPKVGLLLLVAIVLMAIFAPLLATHDPSRTGYYTEEGTEYPPLGHELSTTVAQEGEFAEVTVEPSREHVLGTNNVGQDVYSRFVYGARVSVLVGLLATALAMAIGVPVGLVAGYYGGRVDDALMRAADVMLAFPSLVLALALIGVFGTSPVYVPDPIVTAGFAEGMPERIPIPGSVTVVGALVIWVWFARVARGEALALRNQEYVKASKSFGMRDSAILFKHVLPNSLTPIIVLATIQVAVIILLEASLAYLGFSGTTLSWGYEIERGQDVLRTRPWVSIVPGIGIMLTVIAVNLLGDWFRDAFDPNIGGGERGA; encoded by the coding sequence ATGATTTCGGATCGAACCAGATCGAACCTGAAACGCACGTTCACCGAGAGTCTGCTGCCGAAGGTCGGCCTGCTCTTGCTGGTCGCTATCGTCCTGATGGCGATCTTCGCGCCGCTTCTTGCCACCCACGACCCGTCGCGGACGGGCTACTACACCGAGGAGGGGACGGAGTACCCGCCGCTTGGCCACGAGTTATCGACGACCGTCGCCCAGGAAGGCGAGTTCGCCGAGGTGACGGTCGAACCGAGCCGCGAGCACGTCCTCGGGACGAACAACGTCGGTCAGGACGTCTACTCGCGGTTCGTCTACGGCGCTCGCGTCTCGGTCCTCGTCGGACTCCTGGCGACGGCGCTCGCGATGGCCATCGGGGTTCCGGTCGGACTCGTCGCGGGCTACTACGGCGGCCGCGTCGACGACGCGCTGATGCGCGCGGCCGACGTCATGCTGGCGTTCCCCTCGCTCGTGCTCGCGCTGGCGCTGATCGGGGTCTTCGGCACCTCGCCGGTCTACGTCCCCGATCCGATCGTGACGGCCGGCTTCGCCGAGGGGATGCCCGAGCGGATCCCGATACCGGGGTCGGTCACGGTCGTCGGGGCGCTTGTCATCTGGGTCTGGTTCGCCCGCGTCGCCCGCGGGGAGGCACTGGCCCTGCGCAACCAGGAGTACGTCAAAGCCAGCAAGAGCTTCGGCATGCGCGATAGCGCGATCCTGTTCAAACACGTGCTGCCGAACAGCCTCACCCCGATCATCGTGCTGGCGACGATCCAGGTGGCGGTGATCATCCTGCTCGAGGCGTCGCTCGCGTACCTCGGATTCTCCGGGACGACGCTCTCGTGGGGCTACGAGATAGAGCGCGGTCAGGACGTCCTCCGGACCCGCCCGTGGGTCTCGATCGTGCCGGGGATCGGGATCATGCTGACGGTGATCGCCGTCAACCTGCTGGGTGACTGGTTCCGCGACGCGTTCGATCCGAACATCGGGGGAGGTGAGCGCGGTGCCTGA
- a CDS encoding ABC transporter ATP-binding protein, protein MPDDVLRVEGLSTRYFTEEGRVNAVHDVDLRLERGEVFGIVGESGSGKSVTARSVMDLIESPGRITDGEIWYRNEEFAEAVAGRHPDAVEGDAVELRSIPEEARRSLRGSSFSMIFQDPESSFNPSLTVGEQLAEAVEVQRRASARPRSGVARTRGSEYSLGSYVVSWGVPSKRYVSHESRERAVELLELVGIPDPAERAAEYPHEYSGGMLQRAMIAQALAGEPDVLIADEPTTALDVTIQAQILELLADLQAETGMTILLITHNLGVIARMCDRVGVMYAGEIVERGTLEDVFARSTHPYTRGLLGSVPDLEAAGGRLQPIPGNVPSLLDHEMSDRCYFADRCPKAMDDCLDHPPEFDADGSADHEVRCVLAEVEYDESRALPEDYFERADASETGTRPVAAADEEPHRAGPGTGREAETTPAGDGSPDGGDTR, encoded by the coding sequence GTGCCTGACGACGTCCTCCGCGTCGAGGGCCTCTCGACGCGGTATTTCACCGAGGAAGGACGGGTAAACGCCGTCCACGACGTCGACCTGCGACTCGAGCGCGGCGAGGTGTTCGGCATCGTCGGCGAGTCCGGGTCGGGCAAGAGCGTCACCGCCCGATCGGTGATGGACCTGATCGAGTCGCCCGGCCGGATCACCGACGGCGAGATCTGGTACCGGAACGAGGAGTTCGCCGAGGCCGTCGCCGGTCGCCATCCCGACGCCGTCGAGGGAGACGCGGTCGAACTCCGGTCGATCCCGGAAGAGGCCAGACGCTCGCTGCGCGGGAGTTCGTTCAGCATGATCTTCCAGGACCCCGAGAGCAGCTTCAACCCCAGTCTCACCGTCGGCGAACAGCTAGCCGAGGCCGTCGAGGTCCAGCGCCGGGCGAGTGCACGACCCCGTTCGGGGGTCGCCCGGACGCGCGGATCGGAGTACTCGCTGGGATCGTACGTGGTCTCCTGGGGCGTCCCGTCGAAGCGGTACGTGAGCCACGAGAGCCGGGAGCGGGCGGTCGAGTTGCTCGAACTGGTCGGCATCCCCGACCCCGCCGAGCGCGCCGCGGAGTACCCCCACGAGTACTCCGGCGGGATGCTCCAGCGGGCGATGATCGCCCAGGCACTCGCCGGCGAACCCGACGTGCTCATCGCCGACGAACCCACCACCGCGCTGGACGTCACCATCCAGGCCCAGATCCTCGAGTTGCTCGCCGATCTTCAGGCGGAGACGGGGATGACGATCCTGCTGATCACGCACAACCTCGGGGTCATCGCCCGGATGTGCGACCGCGTCGGCGTCATGTACGCCGGCGAAATCGTCGAACGCGGCACCCTCGAAGACGTCTTCGCTCGCTCGACCCACCCGTACACTAGGGGCCTCCTCGGAAGCGTTCCGGACCTCGAAGCGGCCGGCGGTCGACTCCAGCCGATCCCGGGGAACGTCCCGAGTCTCCTCGACCACGAGATGTCCGATCGGTGTTACTTCGCCGACCGCTGTCCGAAGGCGATGGACGACTGCCTCGACCACCCACCGGAGTTCGACGCCGACGGGAGCGCCGACCACGAGGTGCGCTGTGTCCTCGCCGAGGTGGAGTACGACGAGTCCCGGGCGCTCCCCGAGGACTACTTCGAACGGGCGGACGCGAGCGAAACCGGGACGCGTCCCGTCGCCGCCGCGGACGAGGAACCGCACCGGGCCGGCCCGGGGACGGGCCGGGAGGCCGAGACGACGCCGGCCGGCGACGGCTCGCCCGACGGGGGTGACACCCGATGA
- a CDS encoding ABC transporter ATP-binding protein, with amino-acid sequence MSGDELLVRVEELKKYFWEQDSLLDRLLGAEPTAVRAVDGVSFEVYSGETLGLVGESGCGKSTTGETLLRLLSPTDGRVEFRGRDVYGLAGEALETFRREAAIVFQDPFSSLDPRMTIGQIVKQPLDVHDVGTEADRLERVEELLERVGLSADQFDRYPHEFSGGQRQRIAIARALALEPEFVVLDEPTSALDVSVQAQILNLLADLQEEFGLTYLLISHDLSVVRHVCDRVAVMYLGELVEVGPAAEFFADPKHPYSRALLQSVPRASIEEREREVDPLAGDVPSPRNPPSGCRFRTRCPVIIPPEEMAIDQQAFRLVTDVRQRIADRELSVEEIWADLGVDDPDGDVRARRADEFAAATRQRIAGDALPPAHEARVEDALTALATGDWTRAADDLRERYESVCERDHPALGDTEHPVACHHYDDRGRGSVPDVGAASEEGVAD; translated from the coding sequence ATGAGCGGCGACGAGCTGCTGGTCCGCGTCGAGGAGCTGAAAAAGTACTTCTGGGAGCAGGACTCGCTGCTCGACCGCCTGCTGGGCGCCGAGCCGACGGCGGTCCGCGCGGTCGACGGGGTGAGTTTCGAGGTCTACTCCGGGGAGACCCTCGGGCTGGTCGGCGAGTCCGGCTGTGGAAAGTCGACGACCGGCGAGACGCTGTTGCGCCTCCTGTCGCCCACCGACGGCCGCGTCGAGTTCCGCGGTCGGGACGTGTACGGCCTCGCGGGCGAGGCGCTGGAGACGTTCCGCCGGGAGGCGGCGATCGTCTTTCAGGACCCGTTCTCCAGTCTCGACCCACGGATGACGATCGGCCAGATCGTCAAACAGCCCCTGGACGTCCACGACGTCGGCACCGAGGCCGACCGACTCGAACGCGTCGAGGAACTGCTCGAACGCGTCGGGCTCTCGGCCGACCAGTTCGACCGCTACCCCCACGAGTTCTCCGGCGGCCAGCGCCAGCGGATCGCGATCGCGCGGGCGCTCGCGCTCGAACCCGAGTTCGTCGTCCTCGACGAACCGACGAGCGCCCTCGACGTCTCCGTGCAGGCCCAGATCCTCAACCTGCTCGCGGACCTCCAAGAGGAGTTCGGCCTCACCTACCTGCTGATCAGCCACGACCTCTCGGTGGTCCGCCACGTCTGTGACCGCGTCGCCGTCATGTACCTCGGCGAACTCGTCGAGGTCGGTCCCGCCGCGGAGTTCTTCGCCGATCCCAAACACCCCTACTCCCGGGCGCTGTTACAGAGCGTCCCGCGGGCGTCGATCGAGGAGCGAGAGCGGGAGGTCGACCCGCTGGCCGGCGACGTGCCGTCGCCGCGGAACCCGCCCTCGGGCTGTCGGTTCCGGACCCGGTGTCCGGTGATCATCCCGCCGGAGGAGATGGCTATCGACCAGCAGGCGTTCCGTCTGGTGACCGACGTCCGCCAGCGGATCGCCGATCGCGAACTCAGCGTCGAGGAGATCTGGGCCGACCTCGGCGTCGACGACCCCGACGGAGACGTCCGCGCCCGGCGCGCGGACGAGTTCGCCGCCGCCACCCGCCAGCGGATCGCCGGCGACGCGCTCCCGCCCGCTCACGAAGCCCGCGTCGAGGACGCCCTGACCGCCCTCGCGACCGGCGACTGGACCCGGGCGGCCGACGACCTCCGCGAGCGCTACGAGAGCGTCTGCGAACGCGACCACCCCGCGCTGGGCGACACCGAACACCCCGTGGCCTGCCACCACTACGACGACCGCGGTCGGGGATCGGTTCCGGACGTCGGCGCGGCCAGCGAGGAAGGGGTCGCGGACTGA
- a CDS encoding DMT family transporter → MSRYRNLALFLTLAAVWGTAFVAISAGLAHFPPVLFAALRYDVAGVVMLTYAAAVVDDPLPRGRGQWLLVLVGATLLIAAYHAFLFVGQQNTTAAAAAILVSLSPVLTTGYAHVLVPSDALSPVGVVGVVLGLLGVVVIARPTPSDLLATDVVATLLVFLAAASFALGSVLTRRIGATMPIESMEAWSMLGGAALLHAASVGLGEPIDPAVWTHPTALGALVYLALVSSALGFLIYFDLLERLGAVEINMVSYVAPVFAAVFGWLLLDEVIDAPTVLGFGLIVAGFVLVKRRALRDEVGYLRRAYSESGD, encoded by the coding sequence GTGAGCCGGTACCGAAACCTCGCGCTCTTCCTCACGCTCGCCGCCGTCTGGGGGACGGCGTTCGTCGCAATCAGCGCCGGCCTCGCGCACTTCCCGCCCGTGCTGTTCGCGGCGTTGCGCTACGACGTCGCCGGGGTGGTGATGCTGACGTACGCGGCCGCGGTCGTCGACGACCCGCTGCCGCGCGGGCGCGGCCAGTGGCTGCTCGTGCTCGTGGGGGCGACCCTGCTGATCGCCGCCTACCACGCGTTCCTGTTCGTCGGCCAGCAGAACACGACGGCGGCCGCCGCGGCGATCCTCGTGAGCCTCTCGCCGGTGCTCACGACCGGCTACGCGCACGTACTCGTCCCGTCGGACGCGCTCTCGCCGGTCGGCGTCGTCGGCGTCGTCCTCGGCCTGCTCGGCGTCGTCGTCATCGCCCGACCGACGCCGTCGGACCTGCTCGCGACGGACGTCGTCGCGACGCTGCTGGTCTTCCTCGCGGCCGCGTCGTTCGCGCTGGGGAGCGTCCTGACCCGCCGGATCGGCGCGACGATGCCGATCGAGTCGATGGAGGCGTGGTCGATGCTCGGCGGGGCGGCGCTGTTGCACGCGGCGAGCGTCGGCCTCGGCGAACCGATCGACCCCGCCGTCTGGACCCACCCCACGGCGCTCGGCGCGCTCGTGTACCTCGCGCTGGTCTCGAGTGCCCTCGGCTTCCTCATCTACTTCGACCTGCTCGAACGGCTGGGCGCCGTCGAGATCAACATGGTCTCGTACGTCGCGCCGGTGTTCGCCGCGGTCTTCGGCTGGCTCCTGCTCGACGAGGTGATCGACGCGCCGACCGTGCTCGGCTTCGGCCTGATCGTGGCCGGCTTCGTCCTCGTCAAGCGCCGCGCGCTCCGCGACGAGGTCGGCTACCTCCGGCGGGCGTACTCGGAGTCGGGGGACTGA
- a CDS encoding CDC48 family AAA ATPase, giving the protein MNEVQLEVAKAYPNDSGRGIARLDPDTLLHLKLSPGDIIEIEGADTTAAKVWRADRQDWNTDTVRIDGFTRQNADVGIGERVTIRKAEATKANKLTLAPPEEASVQFGSDAAGMVKRQILKRPVVGRDIVPVMSSTNHPFMRSPGQAIPLIAVETEPDGVVLITEDTDVELREEPISGFEKTGGGITYEDIGGLQGEIQRVREMVELPMKHPQIFKKLGIEPPQGVLLHGPPGTGKTLLAKAVANETSASFFSIAGPEIISKYYGESEQQLREIFEDASEESPSIIFIDELDSIAPKREDVTGEVERRVVAQLLTMMDGLEARGQVIVIAATNRVDSVDPALRRPGRFDREIEIGVPDETGREEILQIHTRGMPLSDDVDLSHLADETHGFVGADIESLTKEAAMKALRRYLPEIDLDEEDIPPSLIDRMIVKREDFRGALSEVEPSAMREVLVELPKVSWDDVGGLNEAKQQVQESVEWPLANPEKFQRMGIDPPAGVLLYGPPGTGKTLMAKAVANETNANFISVRGPQLLSKWVGESEKAIRQTFRKARQVSPTVVFFDELDSLAPGRGGDVGSNVSERVVNQLLTELDGLEEMEDVMVIGATNRPDMIDPALLRSGRFDRLVMIGEPDTDGRERILEIHTENTPLAADVSLREIAEITDGYVGSDLESIAREAAIEALREDPDADIVEMRHFRKAMENVRPTITDDILDYYEQIKEEFKGGTNAAEPTGRRGSRIGFQ; this is encoded by the coding sequence ATGAACGAAGTCCAACTGGAGGTCGCGAAGGCGTACCCGAACGATTCGGGTCGCGGAATCGCCCGTCTCGACCCGGACACTCTCTTGCATCTCAAGTTGAGTCCGGGCGACATAATCGAGATCGAAGGGGCCGACACCACCGCCGCGAAGGTGTGGCGGGCGGACCGGCAGGACTGGAACACCGACACGGTCCGCATCGACGGCTTCACCCGACAGAACGCCGACGTCGGCATCGGCGAGCGGGTGACGATCCGCAAGGCCGAGGCCACGAAGGCGAACAAGCTCACCCTCGCCCCGCCCGAGGAGGCCTCGGTCCAGTTCGGCTCCGACGCGGCCGGGATGGTCAAACGCCAGATCCTCAAGCGGCCCGTGGTCGGCCGGGACATCGTCCCCGTCATGTCCTCGACGAACCACCCGTTCATGCGCTCGCCGGGGCAGGCGATCCCGCTGATCGCCGTCGAGACCGAACCCGACGGCGTCGTCCTCATCACCGAGGACACCGACGTCGAACTGCGCGAGGAGCCCATCTCGGGCTTCGAGAAGACCGGCGGCGGCATCACCTACGAGGACATCGGGGGCCTGCAAGGCGAGATCCAGCGCGTCCGGGAGATGGTCGAACTGCCGATGAAACACCCCCAGATCTTCAAGAAACTGGGGATCGAGCCGCCACAGGGCGTCCTGCTGCACGGCCCGCCCGGGACGGGCAAGACGCTGCTCGCCAAGGCGGTCGCCAACGAGACCTCCGCGAGTTTCTTCTCCATCGCCGGCCCGGAGATCATCTCGAAGTACTACGGCGAGTCCGAACAGCAACTCCGGGAGATCTTCGAGGACGCCAGCGAGGAGTCGCCCTCCATCATCTTCATCGACGAACTCGACTCCATCGCGCCGAAACGGGAGGACGTCACGGGTGAGGTCGAACGGCGCGTCGTCGCGCAACTGCTGACGATGATGGACGGGCTGGAAGCGCGGGGACAGGTCATCGTCATCGCCGCCACGAACCGGGTCGACAGCGTCGACCCCGCCCTCCGTCGGCCGGGCCGGTTCGACCGCGAGATCGAGATCGGCGTCCCCGACGAGACGGGCCGCGAGGAGATCCTCCAGATCCACACCCGCGGGATGCCCCTGTCGGACGACGTCGACCTCTCGCATCTGGCCGACGAGACCCACGGCTTCGTCGGCGCCGACATCGAGAGCCTGACGAAGGAGGCCGCGATGAAGGCGCTGCGGCGGTACCTGCCGGAGATCGACCTCGACGAGGAGGACATCCCGCCGAGTCTCATCGACCGGATGATCGTCAAGCGCGAGGACTTCCGCGGCGCGCTCAGCGAGGTCGAGCCCTCGGCGATGCGGGAGGTGCTGGTCGAACTCCCCAAGGTGAGCTGGGACGACGTCGGCGGCCTCAACGAGGCCAAACAGCAGGTCCAGGAGTCCGTCGAGTGGCCGCTGGCCAACCCCGAGAAGTTCCAGCGGATGGGGATCGACCCGCCGGCAGGCGTCCTGCTGTACGGCCCGCCGGGCACCGGCAAGACGCTGATGGCGAAAGCGGTCGCCAACGAGACCAACGCCAACTTCATCTCGGTGCGCGGCCCGCAACTGCTCAGCAAGTGGGTCGGCGAGTCCGAGAAGGCGATCCGCCAGACCTTCCGCAAGGCGCGGCAGGTCTCGCCGACGGTCGTCTTCTTCGACGAACTCGACTCGCTGGCGCCCGGCCGCGGCGGCGACGTCGGCTCGAACGTCTCCGAGCGCGTCGTCAACCAGCTGCTGACCGAACTCGACGGGCTAGAGGAGATGGAGGACGTGATGGTGATCGGCGCGACCAACCGGCCGGACATGATCGACCCCGCGCTGTTGCGCTCGGGGCGGTTCGACCGGCTGGTGATGATCGGCGAGCCGGACACCGACGGCCGCGAGCGTATCCTCGAGATCCACACCGAGAACACGCCGCTTGCCGCCGACGTCAGCCTGCGCGAGATCGCCGAGATCACCGACGGCTACGTCGGTAGCGACCTCGAATCGATCGCCCGCGAGGCGGCCATCGAGGCGCTGCGCGAGGACCCCGACGCGGACATCGTCGAGATGCGTCACTTCCGCAAGGCGATGGAGAACGTCCGCCCGACGATCACCGACGACATCCTCGACTACTACGAGCAGATCAAAGAGGAGTTCAAGGGCGGTACGAACGCGGCCGAACCGACCGGCCGTCGCGGCAGCCGGATCGGCTTCCAGTAA